TCTTTTCAGGAACTTCGCCCTTATCCGCTAGATAGCCGGCAAGTTTCGGACTCGTAATAGCGTCAAACGTAGTATCGCCATCCTTAGCTGTCCAGTCTGTATACGTTATCTTCTTGGTAACAAGGTTAACTTTAGCAGAACGTTCAAATGTGACTTTATCTGACCGATCTGGACTTGCTTGTCTATTGTCCGCTTTAAACTTGTAGTGAACAACCCTGTTAATATCTTTAACCAACTGTTGTTTATCTGCTTCTTTAACACCTTCTGGCCACTCTGGGGTTTCAGAAGGTGGAACAGTCACAACTTTTTGACGAAGCTTAACCACATAATCTTGAGAGATGGTAGTATCATCATTTATACTATCATAATAGGTAATCCCCTTAGGAAATCCATCCGATACAAGTTCATAACCTTGGCTCTCGTAATTTGAAATCTCATCGGTAGTTGTATACTTGATAGGATCACCAGATTTACCTTTTACCTCATCTGTTTTTAAGGGAGTAGTTCCCTGACCATCTTCTCCTACATTAATATAGGTGATACGAGCCTTTTGTTCTTTCTTATAAACGACAACTGTCTCATAATTATTGGTAAAACCAGTATTTGAGTAATTATTGAAATAGCTATCAGAAATGATTGTATTCCCATTTTCATCTTGGGTTGTGACTGTATCTGTAATGACCGCATTGGTCAATACAGCCGTGACCGTCTCTGCATCTGCTCCAGTTTTAATATTTGGGACATTTGAGGTAAGAATACTTGGTGAGTACCCTTTAAGGTCTTTAACTTTATGGTCCTTATCGAAAGCAGATTTAGGAGAAGCAACACTATCATAAGTATTCGTTGTATTGTCTGTACCAGTCACCAGCCAGCCAGTATCGGCAATCCCATCTCCATTAACATCTTTGACGATATAGCGAGCTTTCTTATAGGCTGCAAGGAAATCATCTCCATTATCAACGATACTTCCTTCGAGCGTATTAAGGAATCGTGCAAGGTCAATCCCAGCTTCAATCTTTCTTGTCCAGTCTGATTTTTGAACAACAACCAATGGTTTCCCATCTTCCCCTAAAACAGGTGTTCCATCTTCATAGACATAGCGGATTGTATTGGTATGTTGTGCAACTGGAGCGATAACTGTACCATTTGAAATCCAAATGTTTTGACGGTTACTGTTAACCGGATCAATTCCGTAGTCCGGATCGTTTACTAATACACTTCCTGCAGAAGAAAGGGTAGGATCAGAAAGGGCATTCGATGGTTGGATTTCAGGTCTAGCACCTGGTAGGAATCCAGCAACTGGTAGTGCACCACTTTGAATATTGGTCCAAACAGAACTTACTTTAGTTTTTTGGTCCTTATTGTCCAAATTCAAAGAGTAAACTGTATAAGTCCCATTCGTCACACCTTCTGGTCCGTTGAACTCAATTTTAGCGCCATCGGCTTTAGTTTTAGCGCTCACATAAAGAATATTCCCATGTGGAATTTTTTCCGGATTATTTCCTTGAGGGATTTCAGGAGGAAGGTGTCCCTCAATAGCTCCAGCAGAAATCCCTGATGATTTCGTATAACGAAGAAGAGAGACGTAGGCTGGATTATTAAACTGGAAGGTCACATCCTTAGAGCCACCCAACGGAACTGAAATCAACTCTGCATAGTAGTTGGTATTATCGTCCCGGATGTCAACAATGGAACCTTCATTAGCTTTAAATAGCGGTACTGGCTTTCTTTCTACTTTTCGTGAGTCTAGAGAGATAACATCATCCCAGTCATTATCTCCACGATTGTCCATCTGAACACGGAAGGTTGCAAACGCATCAACAGTCAATGTTCCGTCTTCATCTACACCGATATAGTTATATCCATCAAACGCTCCAGATGGCCCAGGAAATTCTCTACTTTTTCCTTTCCCATCAGAATGGAAGGTATTAACTGAGTTTTTTCCAAAGAAGATATGAGAGTCGTCTCCAAGCTCAAGCGCTACACCACGACCCTGATTTTCAAAGCGAACTTTAGATTTTTCTCCAGATGTAAATCTTGCATTGTGGCCAGTGATGATTCCATCACGTCCTGTAAAGTTAAAGGTAGCTCCCTCTCCAATAGAGATGATTGCTGAGGAATCTTTAACTTTACTTATACCCCTAGCTCCATAGCCGCCAAAACGATCAGCTGGTGTTATAGCGTCATCAGGACGTTTTACACCGATAGAAATCCCTTGACCAATACTTGTATTTAGATTCAAAGTAGAATTTTTACCAGTGATTACTTGACCATCTGTAGGCATGAAAATACCAGCATTATGGTAGCGGATAGGATCTTTAGCTCCTGTGGTATTCATATTGATGGTCAAGGACGCAGCATCTTTGACTTCAACCTTGCTACCGTTTGGAAGATTGATCCCATCACCGCTAGGAGAACGACTAATAGTCAAGGACGCACCTTCAGAAACCGTCACTGAAGAAGCATCATGAATATTTGCTTCACGACGTTCACGGTTATGGACCGTTTCTGCGGCGGCTGTAGTCGCAGTTCCTACATTTTTTTGGACATATTGGACTTGACCTGTTTTAGTTGTGTATGATTCACTGACAGTTGACGTAGTATTTCCTTTAATAACAACTGCTGTGTCACCTCCACCTCCATAAAGAGAGGAACCGTTAGCCGTTACATTGTTAAAGGTCACCGTATTTTGACCCGATGTATGTGTTAGGTTCAAAGCACCTTTTGAGTTAGCGGTATTTAGCGCTACATCTTTGAAGGTAATATCCCAAGAATCTGAGCCGTTGGGCGTCAAGGTAAAGGAACGCAAATCTAAGGTGTGATTTCCACCATCAATCAACAAACCATGACCTGTTGCATTAAGTGTTAATGTGCGGTCAACACTGGCAGGTCTATTCCGAATGGAACCAGTATCCACTCCATTAGAATTCCCATTAGTAACATTTGCATCAGCAAGAACTCCTGGGCGAACTCCTGTAGAAGCGTTATCTGGAGCAACAATATCTCCTGCTAATTTAATCGTTCCTACATTTCCATCTGCAAATGCTTGTAAGAATTCTGCCCAGCTAGAGACAGTTGCTTCTGTCTGAGCACGTTCAGCAGCAAAAAAGCGTGCTCCTGAAACCTCTGTATTTCGAGTTGCTAATTTATTTTCTAAGACAGGTGTAGCAGTACTAGTTTCATCAAGAGATGATTTTGTCTCCAGATTAAGAGTAGTTGCTGAAGCGTCTATAGTCACACTACGATTAGCTGGTTCAGATTTTTCTTCAACCTTTTCTTTGGACGTTACTTCAGCTGTCTCTGTTTTTTTCTCAGCTACCGGCTTTTGGTTATTTTCAGCTTTTTCTTTACTAGAAGAGGTTGTTTTTTCTACTGATTTACGAACCTCAGCTGTATTTTCTGTTTTTTTCTTTTCATCAACAATAGGCGTTTCAGATTTTTCTTGAACTTTTTCTTCAACCTTTTCTTCAACTACCTCCTCTGTTGATAATTCAGGAACCGTTTCTTCAACATCAGCAGATTGCGTCGTTGATTGTACTGTTTCTGTTTTTGAATCTTTTGACACCTCATCCTCTGTCGTACTCGAAGAGGTTGTCAAAGAAATCTGATCAGATTCTACACTAGTGCTTGAATCTGCAGAAACTGGTGCTTGTGCACCCCAAAAAAGACTGGCACCGATAATGGCAGAAGCGACACCTTGATTAAATTTTCGAATTGAAAACGTAAAGCGCTTATCTGCACACTGTTCGTTGCGAACTTTTCGGTTGTTTTTTCCAACCATAAATATATTTCCTCCTAGGCTTGCGCCGTCATATACATTAGCAACAAAAGCATTGCTAATGCACTATCTTCTATTTTTTCCAGTGTCCATTCCTCTGATATTGAACAGAGTATGAAAAGACATGGAAATATTTTCTGGGTATTATGAAAACACCCATTCTATATGATACCCCCCCCCTCGGTTTTGTCAAGTACTTTTAATATATTATTTTTATTTTTTTAGTTTAAATTTAGACAAAGTTTAATTTATTGTCTAAAAAATGAGGTTTTAGCTATTTCAATATAGCATAATGTGCTCCTGCAAAGAATCTACTCTTTATCCATGCTTACCCGTGCTCATACAAATAAGCAACAAAATCACTTGAATTCTAAATAATGGCTTGAAAATATAGAGATACACCGCATGTTTGTTACCAGTAAGCTTTGACCTATGCTCTCTACCAGTACTCTATAAAGCTCAAAATTCGACTAGGTAACACCTCCTGATAGAACTGGAGTTCAACAAGATGAGTTAACGATGTCAGATTTTGATTTTGGTTGACTATAATACTCCTGTAATTTCAAAAATATAAATTTTATATATGCATGTTTATGTTGTCACAAAGTGAAATAAACCAAGTATGTCAAACAGGATGCTTTTTTAGCAGATGAAAAGTACAGTCATAAAAAATAAGTAGTTTACGTCCGAACCATCTAAGAAAGTCGCACAAATGCTAACTTTGATTTCAGATGAGTCTAAGGTGAATAGCTCGCCCTCTATCTATGTTTTTTGACAAACAAAAAAACTGAAACAGACAAGGCTAATAGCTGTCTGTCTCAATCTTTTTTATGGAATATGCAATTTTTGGCGGAGACTTTCTGCTCTAGCACCTAAAAATTTATCAAGCAAGCGTGTCAAAAGTCCCAGGTAAAAATAGGTTACAACTCCAATTCCACCAACCAGAGTAAGATAAATCAAATTAAGCAAGCGTCCTTGCGAATGAAAGACAAATCCTAATAGGAATTGGGCTAGATAAACAGCCACTGCCATCATTCCAGTCAACATCAAAGCTAACAAACTTCGTCTCAAGATAATGTTTGAGCGCAATTTGGTCACGCGCTGAATATGTCGATACATCAATACAATCGGAACGAGCAAGCCTACAGTCGTTGAAAGCAGAGGCCCATACGCTTGAAACAGAAAAATCATCGGAGCTTGCAAGGCCACCTTTAGCAAGAATCCATAGACAAAATAGAGCACGGCTTTCCGATTTTGAAACAAGGATTGAATCATCGGCGAAAGCACCATATACCCTCCCAATAGAAGGGTCTGGGAAACAGCAAAGATAAATAAACCTAAAGCCAAGGAATCAGCTTCTCCATAAAAAACTGTGTATAGTGGTTTTGCCAAGAGAATCGATCCGACCGTAGCTGGAATTAAAAAGGCCATGAGCATACTCAAATTATCTTGTATCAATTTGACGACAGCTGGTCGATCTCCTTTAATATAGTTGGCTGTTAGAAGGGGGATTCCCACCCCTCCAATAGAAGTTGCCACAGCAATCAAAATCATCGTAATTTTATTAGGGTTGGCTGAAAAATAACTAAACATAATCACTAATTCTGATTTACTATAATCGGTCAAATCCTGCATAAATTTAATAAAAGTCATTTGATCAATGATTTGGAATAACTGAATAGCTGAGCCTGTGATAATAAAAGGAATGGCTTCCCGAAGGGTATCCCATAACAAGGCTTTACTATCAATCTTTTCTTTCTTACTTGACTTTTTCAAAATAGCAGCCAACATATCCGCTTGCCATAAAAAGTAAAGCAAGACAAGCATACTCGCAATCATTCCGATAAAAGCTGCAAAGGTCGATTGGGTCACAGCTTCCACATAATTTTTCGAACCCAAATTCATGATGAGATAAGCTGTTACCAACATCCAAATCACTCGCACCACTTGTTCGGCAATCTGGCTGACCGCAAAGGGTTTTAAATCATTGAAACCTTGAAAAAATCCACGGATAACACTCATCACAGGAAATACAAGAACTGCCCAAGATAAGCTCCTCATGACAGGAATGAGATCTTTTCCAACACCAGACATTTCTGCAAATAAGGGAGAACCGAGATACATCCCTATCGCAAAAACAAGGCCTAAGATGAGCATCAAGTTGATAAATTCTCTCACTAGGATAAAACTATGCTCTCGCTCTTCTTTGGCATTGTATTTTGCCACTTGCTTTGCAATAGCAACTGGAATCCCTGCTGTGGAAACCAGAAGAAACCAAGCATAGATGTTATATCCCATCGTAAACAAGCCGTTTGCCTCAGCAGCATGAGGCTGCATCCAGATATACCAAGGGATAATATAAATCGCTCCCAGTAAACGACTGATAAAATTACTAATTGTTAACCAAGCCGTTCCACGGAGCATCTGCTCCTGCTGACTTGTTTCTTTTTCTTTCATATATTACCTCTGACATTCTTCTCATCTTATTATAAACTTTTCCTTTCCGCTTGTAAAACATGACCCTTAGGTTTATAATGGAAACATGATTAAAATTGAAACTGTACTTACTATTTTAAAAAACGATGCGAATTTTCGTGAGATTATTTCAAACGGTCATTATCACTATAGCGCTCAATCTGTCGTATTTGATAAGATTAGCTACGATAGTCGTGCTGTCGATTCATCTACCCTCTTTTTTGTCAAAGGAGAAAACTTCAAACCAGCTTTTCTGGAGCAAGCCATTGAGGCTGGTCTGACTTACTATGTTAGTGAAGTAGATTTTGAGGTCTCCATTCCAGTCATTATCGTCAATGACATCAAGCAGGCTATGAGCTTGATTGCAATGGAATTTTACGACCATCCTCAAAAAAATCTCAAACTGATGGCTTTTACGGGAACCAAGGGAAAGACAACAGCTGCTTATTTTGCCTATCACATCCTCAGTCAAAACCATAAGCCTGCCCTACTCTCCACCATGAATACAACACTGGACGGCAAGACCTTTTTCAAGTCCACTCTCACCACTCCAGAAAGTCTAGATCTATTTGCGATGATGGCAGAAGCTGTCAGCAATGGTCGAACCCACCTTATCATGGAGGTCTCCAGTCAGGCCTATCTTAAAAAGCGCGTGTATGGCTTAACCTTTGATGTTGGAATTTTCCTCAATATCAGCCCTGACCATATTGGACCTATTGAACACCCTAGCTTTGAAGATTATTTCTATCACAAGCGTCTTCTGATGGAAAATAGCAGAGCAGTCGTCGTCAATAGCGGGATGGATTATTTCGAGGTGATGAAAGAGCAAGTTTCAGATCAAGAGCATGATTTTTACGGCCCTCATTCAACCAATCAAATCACCCATTCTCAAGCCTTTTCTTTTAAAGCAAGCGGAGCACTAGAAGGAGCCTTTGACATCCAGCTCATCGGTGGTTTTAATCAAGAAAATGCCCTTGCAGCTGGCCTTGCAGCTCTTCGTCTAGGCATCTCCAAAGAAGACATAAAGGCTGGAATTGCTGAAACCTGTGTCCCTGGACGCATGGAAGTCCTAACCCAACAAAATGGTGCTAAAGTCTTTGTCGATTATGCTCATAACGGAGATAGTCTTGCAAAACTCCTTTCAGTCGTCAAAGACTATCAAACAGGGAAGTTGATTCTCATTCTTGGAGCAACGGGAAATAAGGGAGAGAGCCGTCGCAAAGACTTTGGTCTCCTCCTCAACCAATACCCTGAAATTGAAGTCATTCTGACTGCTGACGATCCTAACTATGAGGATCCTGTTCAGATTGCCCAAGAAATTGCTAGTTTTATAGCACATGAGGTAGCCATTATCCCAGACCGTGAAACAGCCATTATCGAAGGCTTAAAACGCACCTCTGGCGAGCATGATGCCCTTATTATCGCTGGAAAAGGGGCGGATGCCTATCAAATTGTAAATGGTGAAAAAATTCCTTATGCAGGGGATTATACCATTGCAGAGACATGCATAAAAGGCTAGGATTTCCCTGCCTTTTTTCTTTCTATCTCGTACTCTACCGTCATAGACCGATAAAATTGACCTTGTTCCTAGCAATTGCCATAGCTGTCCATCGAGCTTCGTCTTGAAATAGGTCAGCTTCATGTGTCATACTCGTCAACAATCAACATCTGCGATGCTAACTTACCTTGCTTCAACAGTCCAACGGACTATTGAAGGTTGGAAATAAGGAAGTGAGACAGAGCTGCTAACCT
The window above is part of the Streptococcus himalayensis genome. Proteins encoded here:
- a CDS encoding UDP-N-acetylmuramoyl-L-alanyl-D-glutamate--L-lysine ligase gives rise to the protein MIKIETVLTILKNDANFREIISNGHYHYSAQSVVFDKISYDSRAVDSSTLFFVKGENFKPAFLEQAIEAGLTYYVSEVDFEVSIPVIIVNDIKQAMSLIAMEFYDHPQKNLKLMAFTGTKGKTTAAYFAYHILSQNHKPALLSTMNTTLDGKTFFKSTLTTPESLDLFAMMAEAVSNGRTHLIMEVSSQAYLKKRVYGLTFDVGIFLNISPDHIGPIEHPSFEDYFYHKRLLMENSRAVVVNSGMDYFEVMKEQVSDQEHDFYGPHSTNQITHSQAFSFKASGALEGAFDIQLIGGFNQENALAAGLAALRLGISKEDIKAGIAETCVPGRMEVLTQQNGAKVFVDYAHNGDSLAKLLSVVKDYQTGKLILILGATGNKGESRRKDFGLLLNQYPEIEVILTADDPNYEDPVQIAQEIASFIAHEVAIIPDRETAIIEGLKRTSGEHDALIIAGKGADAYQIVNGEKIPYAGDYTIAETCIKG
- a CDS encoding putative polysaccharide biosynthesis protein translates to MKEKETSQQEQMLRGTAWLTISNFISRLLGAIYIIPWYIWMQPHAAEANGLFTMGYNIYAWFLLVSTAGIPVAIAKQVAKYNAKEEREHSFILVREFINLMLILGLVFAIGMYLGSPLFAEMSGVGKDLIPVMRSLSWAVLVFPVMSVIRGFFQGFNDLKPFAVSQIAEQVVRVIWMLVTAYLIMNLGSKNYVEAVTQSTFAAFIGMIASMLVLLYFLWQADMLAAILKKSSKKEKIDSKALLWDTLREAIPFIITGSAIQLFQIIDQMTFIKFMQDLTDYSKSELVIMFSYFSANPNKITMILIAVATSIGGVGIPLLTANYIKGDRPAVVKLIQDNLSMLMAFLIPATVGSILLAKPLYTVFYGEADSLALGLFIFAVSQTLLLGGYMVLSPMIQSLFQNRKAVLYFVYGFLLKVALQAPMIFLFQAYGPLLSTTVGLLVPIVLMYRHIQRVTKLRSNIILRRSLLALMLTGMMAVAVYLAQFLLGFVFHSQGRLLNLIYLTLVGGIGVVTYFYLGLLTRLLDKFLGARAESLRQKLHIP